In Elaeis guineensis isolate ETL-2024a chromosome 1, EG11, whole genome shotgun sequence, a genomic segment contains:
- the LOC105039176 gene encoding probable serine/threonine-protein kinase PBL28, translating to MPFNIVSAWKKRLRSKSQDHIDPWIYKPIEFWQLKDRSSSPKRRNCSSVFTLKQMEEATCSFSDENLIGKGGFGRVYKGTLRDGEVVAIKKMDLPPFKQADGEREFRVEVDILSRLDHPNLVKMIGYCADGKHRFLVYEFMPKGNLQDLLNGISEVKMDWPLRLKVALGAARGLAYLHSSSAVGIPIVHRDFKSTNILLSEYFEAKISDFGLAKLMPNGEDMYATTRVLGTFGYFDPEYASTGKLTLQSDVYAFGVVLLELLTGRRAIELNQGYTDHNLILQVRHLLGDRKKLRKVIDPDLSKSSYSMESIAMFADLASRCVRIEGGARPSMAECVKELQLIFRANMRV from the exons ATGCCTTTCAACATAGTTTCAGCATGGAAGAAGCGGCTGAGAAGCAAATCACAAGATCACATTGACCCAT GGATATATAAGCCTATTGAGTTTTGGCAGCTgaaagatcgaagctcatctcCAAAAAGACGTAACTGTTCCTCAGTATTCACCCTTAAGCAAATGGAGGAAGCAACATGTTCATTTAGTGATGAAAACTTGATTGGAAAAGGAGGATTCGGTCGGGTATATAAGGGTACTCTGAGGGATGGAGAG GTTGTTGCGATAAAGAAAATGGATCTACCACCTTTTAAGCAAGCTGATGGTGAACGTGAGTTCCGAGTAGAAGTTGACATTTTGAGCCGACTTGACCATCCAAATCTAGTCAAAATGATTGGCTACTGTGCTGATGGGAAGCATAGGtttttagtatatgaatttatgccTAAGGGAAACCTGCAGGATCTATTAAATG GAATTAGTGAAGTGAAGATGGACTGGCCTTTAAGATTAAAAGTAGCACTTGGAGCAGCAAGGGGTCTTGCTTATCTCCATTCCAGTTCAGCTGTTGGTATTCCTATAGTGCATAGAGACTTCAAATCCACCAATATTCTATTAAGTGAATATTTCGAGGCAAag ATTTCTGATTTTGGCCTTGCTAAGCTAATGCCAAATGGTGAGGATATGTATGCAACTACAAGAGTCCTAGGTACTTTTGGCTATTTTGATCCTGAGTATGCATCG ACGGGGAAACTCACATTACAAAGTGATGTCTATGCCTTTGGCGTTGTTCTGCTGGAGCTCTTGACTGGTCGAAGAGCTATAGAGTTAAATCAGGGTTATACAGACCACAATCTTATATTACAG GTCCGACATCTGTTGGGTGACAGGAAGAAGTTGCGTAAAGTGATCGATCCCGATCTGTCTAAAAGCTCATACAGCATGGAGTCAATTGCCATGTTTGCAGACCTTGCTTCAAGGTGTGTTCGTATTGAGGGTGGTGCAAGACCATCAATGGCAGAGTGTGTGAAGGAACTTCAACTCATTTTCCGTGCAAATATGAGAGTATAA
- the LOC105039177 gene encoding MLP-like protein 423 — protein sequence MASKVEAEVEVKSPADNFWGALRDSTALFPRIFPEQYKSIETVEGDGKSAGTIRLLKYAEGAPIVTFAKERVEVADDGNKLVSYSVIDGELVSFYKPFKVTLQVVPKSDGGLVKWWLEYDKVNEEVPQPDFILGTAVKTFKDLDAYLLQK from the exons ATGGCCTCCAAGGTTGAAGCTGAAGTGGAGGTAAAGTCCCCTGCAGACAATTTTTGGGGAGCCCTAAGGGATTCCACAGCTCTCTTCCCCAGGATCTTCCCTGAACAGTACAAGAGCATCGAGACTGTTGAGGGTGATGGGAAGAGCGCCGGCACCATCCGGCTCCTGAAATATGCTGAAG GGGCTCCGATTGTCACATTCGCCAAGGAGAGGGTCGAGGTGGCTGACGATGGAAACAAGCTGGTGTCGTATAGTGTGATAGATGGGGAGCTGGTGAGCTTTTACAAACCCTTCAAGGTTACTCTTCAGGTGGTTCCAAAGAGTGATGGTGGCTTGGTCAAGTGGTGGCTCGAGTACGATAAGGTAAACGAAGAGGTGCcccagccggacttcatcctgggGACTGCAGTCAAGACCTTCAAAGACCTGGATGCTTACCTCCTCCAAAAGTAA